The following nucleotide sequence is from Phycisphaera sp..
CGCGCCGGCCGCATGGTCGTGCTCACCGACGACGAGGACCGCGAGAACGAGGGCGACCTGGTCATGGCCGCCCAGTTCGTGACCCCCGAGGCCGTGTCCTTCATGGTCCGCCGGGGCGGGGGCTACCTCTTCGTGAGCCTGACCGAGGCCATCTGCGACCGGCTCGACCTGCACCCGCAGACCGCCCGCAATACCTCCGTCCGCGGCACGCCGCTGATGGTCTCGATCGATGGCCACCCCCGCCACGGTTTCACGACCGGTGTGAGTGCCTTCGAGCGGGCGCGCACGATCCAGATGACCATCGACCCCAACACCCGCCCCGACGATTTCGTCCGCCCGGGCCACATCAATCCGCTTCGGGCTCGCGACGGCGGCGTGCTCGTGCGCATCGGCCAGACCGAGGGCTCGGTCGACCTGTGCCGCCTGGCCGGCCTCACCCCAGCGGCCATGGGCATCGAGATCATGCGCGAGGACGGGCAGATGTCCCGCATCCCCGACCTGGTCGAGTTCAACACGCAGCACGACCTCAAGATGTGCTCGATCAAGCAGATCATCGAGTACCGTCTGAGCCGCGAGAGTTTTGTCGAGCGTCTCGAGCCTAAGGCCGGCACGCCAATCGAGACCAAACACGGCCAGTTCACCTTACACGCCTTCCGAAGCATCACCGATCCGCTGCCGCACCTCGCACTGACACTCGGCGGCGTGGGCGACCTTGACAACTCGGGCCACGTCGTCGAACAAGCCGAACCAACCATGGTGCGTGTCCACCGCCGCGACCTCTTGGGCGACATCTTCGCGGCCACACAGGGCGATCGCAACAGCCGCGCCATCCTCGACAGCGCGATGGCCCAGATCCAGCAGGCGGGCAAGGGCGCGATCGTCTATCTCCGCCCGAGCGGCGGGCTGGACACCCCCGATGATCGCAACGCCCTGAACAACCGCCTCACCCAGCCCTTCGACCTCAACAACGAGGACAGCCCCACCAAGAGCCAGGCCGCCGGCGCCCTCGAATACGGCACCGGCAGCCAGATCGTCCGAGCCCTGGGCATCAAGCAGATGCGTCTGCTCACCAATAGCGACGCGGCATATCCCCAACTCGAAGCGTTCGGGCTCAGCATCACCGAGAGGGTGCGCCTCTAACCCCCTCCCCCGCTCCCAGCGGGGGAGGTGCCGAGGTCCTCCGAGGCGGAGGGGGTCTTCAATCGCGTCGCCTCGCGGGCAATGGTCCGAAGCACCGCACCAATGTCCGAACTCACATCCGCCGCACGCACACGCAGCACAAACAACCCACGCTCTCGCATCCACTCGTCTCGTAGCGCATCATGGTCCTTTTGTTCGCCCTGATGCTGCGGGCCATCCACTTCCACGACGAGTGCACACTCGTGGCAATAGAAGTCGGCAACAAACGGCCCGAGGGCGTATTGCCTGCGGAACTTGAGCCCATCCAGTTGGCTACGGCGCAACCGTGACCACAACACACGCTCCGGGACGGACGCACCCGTTCGCAGTTCTCGGCTGCGGGCTTGCGTGTTGCGTGACGCTTTCAGTTCGTTCCTCAGCGGTCTCGCCATCGGCATCCTCGGGCAGACCCCCTCCGACCTCGGAAGACCTCGGCCCCCTCCCCCGCTGGGAGCGGGGGAGGGGGAGGGGAAAGAGATCTAGAACCGAAACTCCAGCCCTACCTCCACCGACGCCGCGTCCAGGCTCAGCAGTCGCATCCGCGTGTCGGTGTCGTCGTAGAAGTGGATGTTGCTGTACGTGCGGTACCGCACCATGCCGTACAGCGCCACGGGCTCGGCGAGCTCCACGCTCACGCCGGCCATCGCCTGCAAGCTCAGCGCCCCGCGCGAGTCGTCGTAGTCGCTGGGGCTCTGGTCGCTGATGGTGAACACCGACGCCCCCAACCCGCCGCCGGCGAACAGGCTCACGCGCCCGAGCTTGATGTCGGGCATCAGGTTCACCGAGAAGCCGTACTCGAACAGGTCGCCGTCGGCCACGATCGGGCCGCCCCCGCGTCCGACCCGGTCGTACTGGCTGTAGCCGAACAGCCCCTCGACCTCGAAGCGCATCCCCACGCGCGACCACGGCCCGTCGGCCCACAGCCGGTACCGCCCGCCGATGGCCAGGCTCACCAGCAGGCCCGGGGTGTCGAAGTCGGCGTCAAAGTCCATGCCGTTGAAGTTCTCGAATCGGGCGCTGCCACGGTCGGTCGCACCCACACCGATGCGGTAGTAGAACCACATCTCCTGCTGGGCGATCTCGCGTCGCCGCCGCGTCCAATCGACGTCGTCCTGGAGCATGCCGCCCGCCGCCGCGCTCGCCGCCCCGACCGAACTGGCCCCCACCGAGCCCGGCAGCCCGATCGACGCCGGCACCACGTACGGCTCGTGCACGAAGCTGGGCCGCCCCGAGGCCAACGCCCCGCTCGCCATCACCAAGAGGCCCGCCATCGCCGCCGTGATCGCTGTCCGCATCGCTCGCTCCCTCGCCTGCATCCGGGCTGCCGACATCGGCCAACTTCCCTGGGCCGATGGGGCCAATCCTAACCAGCCGCCCGGCCCCGGTCGGCCCGCCCACCCCATCCGCTAGAATGGCCGCTCAGTTCCTGATCCGCTTGATATCGAAGCCCCCGGAGTCGCCATGGCCTGGTCCCCCAAGATCGAAGAGCACGTCCTGTGCAAGCGCATCCCCACCTGGCCCTACGGCGATCCCAAGGACCGCCGCGTCGTCGGCTACGACGACTACGTCAAGACCGGCGGCTACGAGGGCCTCCGCAAGGCCCTGACCACGAAGCCCGGCGACGTCACAGACGCCGTCAAGACCTCCATGCTCCGAGGCCGCGGCGGCGCGGGCTTCCCCACCGGCCTCAAGTGGACCTTCCTGCCCAAGATCGAAGACGGCAAGGACAGCCTCGAAGACCGCGGCCCACGCTACCTGGCCATCAACGCCGACGAGTCCGAGCCGGGCACCTTCAAGGACCGCCTGCTCATGGACTTCGACCCCCACCTGGTCCTCGAAGGCATCGCCATCACCTGCTACGCCTGTCGATTGGACAAGGCCTACATCTACATCCGCGGCGAGTACCACCACCAAGCTAAGGTCCTCGAGAAGGCCATCGCCGAGGCGTACGAGCAGGGCATCTTCGGCCCCAAGGGCCTGACCAACACCGACGCCAACACCGGCGGCACGAAGTTCCAGGTCGACTGCTACGTCCACCGCGGCGCGGGCGCCTACATCTGCGGCGAAGAGACCGCGCTGCTCGAGGGTCTCGAGGGCAAGCGCGGCTGGCCGCGCATCAAGCCGCCATTTCCCGCGGTGGAAGGCCTCTTCGGCCGGCCCACCATCATCAACAACGTCGAGACCCTCGCCCACGTGCCCAGCATCGTCGAGAACGGCGCCGAGTGGTTCACCAAGCAGGGCGTCGACAGCACTATCGGGGCCCCGCCCAGCTTCGGCACCAAGCTCATGGGCGTCAGCGGCCACGTCAACCGTCCGGGCTGCTACGAGCTCGAACTCGGCATCCCCCTGAACGTCCTGGTCGAGGAATACTGCGGCGGCATGCGCAATGGCAAGAAGTTCAAGGGCGCCATCCCCGGCGGCGTGAGCATGGGCATCCTGGGCACCGACCAGTACGAGGCCGAGATGGACTTCGACATCGGCAAGAAGTACAACGTGCTGGGTTTGGGCACCGCCGGGCCGACCGTCTTCGATGAAGACACCGACATGGTCGCCGTCGCCCGCAACATCGCCCGCTTCTACAAGCATGAGAGCTGCGGCCAATGCACGCCCTGCCGCGAGGGCAGCGGCTGGCTCTACCAACTCGTCAGCCGCATCGAGGACGGCCACGCGAAAACCAAGGACCTCGACATGGCCCTCGAGATCGCCACCAGCATGGGCTCCATGCCCGGCACGACGATCTGCGGCCTGGCCGATGGCAACAATTGGGCCTTGCGTACCATCATGAACAAGTTCCGCGACGAGTTCGAGACCCGCGTGAAGCCCAGCCACGTCGCGGTAAAAATGACCATCGGCGCGGCAGCGCACGGGTAGGAACACCCACCCGGCAGTGAGATTATTGAGGTAGAGAGCTCAAGATCAGTTAGCCGTCTTATCCGCCGGTCCATCCGAGTCCGTCTGCTGCTTCGAGTCTTCCTCGGCTCCAATATCGTCATTGACCTCAGATTGTGGCAGTTTGGGTTCCATGGAAGCCGCCCACGCGGTGCGAATCTCCACGGATGAGTAGTACTCACTCAGTGGCTTCGCTGAGCCCTGCACCAGCGTCCAGTACTTGGTATATTGGTCCTGAACATCCTCGTCCGCATCGACCAGCGGCTTCGAAAGCATGAACTTGGCGATGTGCCAGATGAGATCCTCCGACACGGAGTAGATACGCTCGCGGCCCTTGCCCTGGCGGCGAAACTTGATGTACTCGCTCCATCGGAGCCAGACTGCGGCCAAGTACCTGCCCTCGCACATCGCAATCGAGCTCAGGCACGCGTCTTCGGCATGAGCTGCAAGACCCAGACGGTTCATGCCACCAAAGATCTCCCGAACCGACCGCCGGGCTTCGCCGAGCCTCGCTCTGAGATGTGCCTTGTCGTCTTCGGATGGTTTCTGGGCCCACTTGGCGACCTCGATGAGATAGAAACCGGGCTGACGCAGTCCTTGGGCATCCTCATGCTCCTCAGCGGTGCCGGAGGAAGGCAGTGCCAGAATCTTATCAATCATGGGGCGTTGCTCGGCAATCAGCGAACTGGCATTCAGCAATCGGTCTTCCATATCGCGAACGACTCGACATTCCTGTCGCAGCAACTCGAGGGTATAGGTGACCGGGGCTGGTGCCGGAACATAGGCCCTGCTTTCAATCTGCTCAGTCATTGGCGAATTCTCCTTCGACCATCGTCGATCTCACAACAAACAAAGCACACGCATAATGAGCGAAGTATGTTCTGCTTACGCGCAGTGTTACCCAATACCAATGCCACTTTGCCGCACCGGGGAACAAGTTCCCTATCGTTCAGATGCCTGTGCGCTAGGAGCCTCTGCTCATGAAAGATCCCGCCCCACCGACATTACCCAGCAACAAGCCCACCCCCCCCAAAGAAGAGCCCAACGTCTACAACATCGTCACCGACGTCGCCGCGGGCCCCAATGTCCGCCTGAAGGACAACCTCTTCCAGGCCGTCTTCATCCTCGCCAGCATCGCCATCGCCGCCGGCATCGGCGCGTTCGTCGCGCCCGAGGAAGTCGGCCCGGGCTGGGGCGCCGCCATGGGCGGCATCGTCGGCCTCGTCGCCGGGGCACTGCTCAGCGGCGGCATCCTGATGGTCTACCGCCTGTTCAAGCACTGAGGGGCTTGCGCCCGCCTTGCGCTACGGCTCCCGCCGGACCGGACACCACACCGGCTCGCCGTCGTAGCCGGGCGTGCTCGTCAGGTTCCTGCGGCCCGTGCCGTCGGCGAGCATCGCGAAGACGTCCGCGTCGCCTTCCTCGGTCCTGCCCTGGAAGAGGATCCACGCCCCGTCGGGCGAGTACGAGCACTCGCCCTCGGCCCCGGGCGTGTCGGTCAGCCGCGTGACGGTGCCGGTGCGCACGTCGATCGTGTAGAGGTCCGGCGCGCCGTCTTCGGCGTCGTCCGGCCCGGCGCTGTACAGCACCGTGGTTCCATCGGGCGAGAACGACGCATACCGCTCGCGCAGCGAGGGCGTCTCGGTCAGCCGCCGCGTCCGCGTCGCTACCCCGTTGCCATCGAGTTCGAGCAGGTACAGCTCGGTATTGCCGTCGCGGTTCGAGCTGAAGAGCACCAGCGAGCCATCGGGCGAAGCCGTCGGCCCCCAGTTCTCGCCCGCGTCGCGGGTCAGCCGCGTCCGCTCGCCCGAACGCGTGTCCTCGATGTATACATCAAGCCCGGTCTCGTCGTCGATGCTCCGCACCGCGCGCACGCCGTCGGGCAAGAACGAGATGCCGTAGACCTTCGAGCCATCCGTCGGCTCGATGCTCGTGCCGTCGGCCAGCATCCGATGCGGCGCATACCCATCGCCCGATCGCTGGGACCGGAACACGATCGACCGCCCGTCGTCGGTCCACCGCGGCGCGTGGTCGCCCTCGGGATGCTGCGAGCGATTCGCCTGCTCGCCACCATCCCCGCGCATCGTGTAGATCTCCCAGTTGCCATCGCGGCGAGAGATGAATGCAACGTCGTAGGGCGGCGACTCAATGGCAACCGAACCCATGACAATACCAATCGTGAGGCCGAGCATCATGCATAGAGCGTAGCACGCAGCCCGTGATTGACAGAACCCAGCAAGATCTCGACAGGCGCGTACTCGAACGATACTCGGTCATAAGTAACTCCCCGCCTTCAGCGCCCCCGGTCGATCCAGATTCGTCACCAGGTACCGCAACGCATCCACCGCGTGGTCGGGCCCATCCTTGGCGGGCTCCTCGCTCATCGGCCGCTGCATGTCGTAGTGGTACCGCTCCAGGCTCTCGATCAGGTGCGGGCAGTCGGGCGAGATGTACAGGGTTGGCTCGCCGGTGGCCGGCCGCAGGCGGGCGCGCAGCAGGTCGAGGCCGGCCCGGATGGTCGTCCGCCGCGCGCGCACGGTCAGCCCCGCGCGTTGGATCTGCTGGGCATCGCTGAGCCCTGTTTGCGCGTTGCCCTGCCAGCCGGCGGGGTCGATGCCGATCCACGCCGGCTTGCGACTTTCATTGTCGAGCATCGCGTCGATGTGCTCGCCCAGCAGACACCGCGACGCCACTCGCTCGCGCAGGATGTGCAGGACGCCATCGGGCGACAGCGCGCCCCACACGATCACCGTCGGCGAGCGGTAGCCGAAGTCCATGCCCAGCACCCAGGACCAATCCTCATCGAACGTCGGAGCCGCGCGCACGTGGACGGCCTGGTCGAACTCGGGCAGCACCGCGTCGTCGCTCTTGGGCCGCTCGCACCGCATCTCGGCGTCCCACGTGCTGAGCGACACCCGGCCCTTGAGCGAGATCGCGTCGGCGATCGACAGGTGCCCCGGCGTGCGGTCCTTCGGCTTCGCCGAGCCCCGGCACTCGTTCCACAGCGGGCAGCCCTCGCACTCGTATTCCGGGCCGCAATGGGAGAGCACATCGACCACGCCCCACTTGAACAATCGCCGTGAGCCCTCGGCCGCCTGCTCCACGACATCACGCATCAGCCCGTGCGCGCGGTGCATGGTGCTCAGGGCCTCGATCGAGCCGCGGATGGTGTAGGTCTTGCCGTCGTACTGGACTTGTTTGCTCCGCGTGGTGAGCTGGGCCGCCTCCCACACCGCCGGGTCGAACAGCTCGACCTCGTCGCAGCGAAGTTTCTGGATGCGCGTGCCCCGGACCGACGCCTGGCTCTGGGCGAGCAGCTCCAGCCGCGAGCCGTTGATGAGTTCCAGCTTGCGATCGGTCACGCGGCCCTCGACCAGGTCGCTGACAGCCGGAGAGCGAATGAGGTGCCGCAGGTGCGCGTGCATGCGCTGGGCCTGCTCGAGCGAGCCGCCCAGGATGCGGACCTCGATGCCCGGCTTGTACACAAGATCCAGCAGCGTCGCGACGGCGCCAAGAAAGGTCTTGCCACCACCCCGGTTCGCCCAGACCACGGCATCGATCGCATCATCGCTCGCGTTGCCCAGCGCCTCGGGCATGTGGTCCGCAAAGAACGCGTGGGCGAGGTATTCCAAGGGCTTGGCGCTCAGTTGCACGTCCAAGGCGGTGCGCACGCACTCGGCGAGTCCATCGATGGTCGCCGGCCGTGTTGGCAGGGGGGTCATGATGCCCCCCGATCGTGCACGAGCGCGACGGGCGGGTGCGTGAGTGCGGCGAACGCGCGGCCCGGGAGGTCGCCGCCGCGCAGCTTGCGCGCGCTCGCCCAGGCACGCAGGCTGGGCGCGATGCTGTCGGGCGGGTGGTGCAGCAGGTCCGCCGGCTCGAGCCCATGTCGGTCCAAGGCTCGCAGCAACCGGGCGTCGGCCTTACTGGGTGGCAACTCGATCCGCCGCATGCCCGCACGCTCGAAGAAGGGGCACGCGTGGGCCATGGTGGCCAAGGCCTCCGTGCGCGCGGTTTGGGGATTGTCGAGGTACGCGCGCACGAGGCGGACGGCCAGCCCCCGCCCGCGGTATCGCGGATCGACGATCACACGCGAGATGACGCGCACGTCGTGATTCAGGCGCAGCGCGTTGGCGCGCTTGTCGGGGGTGTCGTACTCGCCCGGCCACGCGATGGGCCGCCATCGCCCGTTGAGCGTCGGCATCGAGGCGACCAAGACGCCCACGACTTCGTTGTCATCGACGGCGCGCAGGACGCGGGCGATCGGGCCGGGGCGGCCCGCGGCGTAGTGGAAGCGGGCCAGCGGCGCGAGGTCGGCCGGCACGCCGGCCTCGATGGTGATGGTGTCGGGATCGGGACTACTGAACCGGCGGGCGAGCGAGGCGTGTGCCAATGGTGTGCTCCGCGGGGGCGCGGGCGATGATGGTGGGCGGCGACGGGCGTTCGCCGGGCGGGGGCAGGGCAATGAGCAGGTCGGGCGCGAGCGCTTCGAGGGTGTCCTCTTGCGCGCTGCAGGCGATGAGCGTGATGGAGTTGCGACGGCACCAGCGGGCGAGCGCATGGGCGAGCGACTGCGCGGTGGCGCGGTCGAGGGCGGCGGCGAACTCGTCGACGATCAGGACGCAGCCGGGCGTGCAGCGGTCCATGGCCGCGGCGATGGTGAGGCGCGCGAGCTGGCCGGTACTCAACGCACCGGCGGGGCGCGGCAGCAGCGCCGCTTCGGCCAGGCCGGCGGCGCTGAGCAGGCCGAGGGCCTGGTCCAAGTCGGCGCCGACCTGTTCGACCGTCGGGCGGCGGCGTGAGAGGTGGGCGGGCGGTCGGACGACCGGGCGATTGGCGCGCGACAGGTGGCGGCGGAGCCACGTGAGTGCCGTGGTCTTGCCGCTGCCGCTGGGGCCGGTGAGCAGCGCGACCTGGCCCGGGTCGAGTTGCACCAGAGACCTGGCGGCGGCTCGGGCGGCACGCAGGGCGCTGCGGCGGGTGGGGTCGGCCGTCGTGGTCGGTAGGGCGAACAGGGCTCGGGCGTGTGCGAGGCGGTCGGTCACGCCAGGGTCTCCGCCGCGGGGCGCAGGCCGGGGGTCTGCGTGAGGGCTCGGAACGCGTCGCACTGCTTGCGCACGCTGTGGTAGCTGATGCCCAGGCGCAGGGCGACCTGGCGCATGGGTAATCCCTCGATCGAGGTGAGACGGGCGACCTGGCGGAGCTGGCGGGGCAGGTCGGGGCTCAGGCCGACGGCGGCATCGAACGACGGGTCGCACACGCGTCGGACCAGGGCCCTGACGCGTCGGCGGAGCTGGCGTTCGGGGGTGCCCAGCATGGTGGCGGCCTCGCTGACGGCCATTCCGTGGCGATAGATCGCCACGAGGAGCTGGCGTTCGTCGGCGGGGAGGTGGTCGGCGGCGTCCAGGACGCGGGTGACCAGGGCCCGGCGGCGCTTGCGGCGCATGTCGAGGGTGGCATCGTCGAGTCGGGTCTGCATAGCTGGGCCTCCGTTTACTGATTACTGGTCGATTCTCTCCTATTGTCGACTGGATTGCAAACAATTGCAAGGGTATTGTTTGGTATGTCCACCAGATAGCGCACCGGCGTGGCGATGCGCGGCGATTTTGACCGCTGGAACCCTGTGAGAGCCTCCGAAGTGGGGAAATCGAGGATGATGACCATGGCAGGCGAGACCCAGGATGGCCCGCTCGGGCCGATGGTGTTCGGGGCTCGGGTCCGCGATCGGCGGATGCGACTGGGCCTGAGTTTGCGCGAGGCCGCCGAGCGGGCGGGGTGTACGAAGGGGTACCTGTCGCTGCTCGAGCGCAGCAAGCGTGGAGCCCCGACGCCCGGGTTGCTGGCTTCGCTGGAGGGGGCCCTTGAGATGGAGCCCGGTTCACTGGCCGCAGCGGCGGCGATGGAGACGACGCCCAAGCGGGTGCGGAAGGAGCTTGAAGAGCGGCGCGAGCAGGCCGAGGCGGGGCGGCAGCTCGCGGCGCTGTTACGAGGCGCGGGGCCCGGCGGGTTGGATCGCGCGTTCGAGTCTGGCGCTTTGGCGAGGCTGGTGGATCGGATCTCTCCGGCGGACGAAAGATCGGGCGAGGGGGAGAAGGTCGGGGCGTTGCTGCCTCGGGCGGTGCCGCTGATCAATCTCGTGCCGGCGGGGCAGGCGGCTGAGTTCACGGATCTGGGGTACCCGGCCAGGGTTGCCGACAGCTACGTGGCGGCGCCCGAGCTCGGCGATCCGGACGCGTTCGCGGCCCGGGTGACGGGCGACAGCATGGAGCCGACGTATGTGGAGGGCGACGTGGTGATCTTCAGCCCCGGGCGTGAGGTGAAGAGCGGCATGGACTGCTTCGCGCGGCTGATCGAGCCCGACAGCGAGACGACCTTCAAGCGGGTGTACTTCGAGCGGACGGGTGAGGGCGAGGAGTTCATCCGGTTGCAGCCGTTGAACCCGAGGTATCGGGCCCGGGTGGAGCCCCGGGAGAAGGTGGCGGGGTTGTATCCGGCGGTGAGTGTGACCCGGAAGGTGGGGGAATAAGGAGGCATCGGGCACTGGGTATCAGGCATCGGCCAGAGCGCGTGGCGGCGGGCTTGGGTCACGGTGTGGGTGACGCCGCAGTCGTCTTCAACCTTGCGTGGTATGCGATGGGCCACGGGGGAGGTTAGGTGTTTGCGGACAGAGCCCGGGCCTGGTTATCGAAGCGGGTTTGCTCAGGCGGCTTGGATGTCTCGCACGGCCTTGCCGCGGCCGAGCTGGCGGAGGGCGCGGGGCCGTTCCTGTTGGGTGAGGTGGTCGGTGACGGCTTGCCAGTCCTGGATGGCCCTGGTCTCGCCGCCGCGGCGGCGGATGGCTTCGGGCGAGGTTCGGCAGGTGAGGAATACGGTGGGGCCGCCGAAGATGGGGCGCACGGGCTCGGTGGAGTCGAAGTCTTCGGGATACCGGGCGAGCGTGTCGGGGTTGGTCACCTTGCTGGTCATGGCGTGGAGCACGAACTCGTAGGCGGTGACGCCCAGGCAGACGATGGCCTTGAGGTTGGGCATGTTCTTGATGACGAAGCGCAGCGTGGGGGCGACGATCTTGCGGACCTGGTCGCGATGGGCGGCGAGCTCATCGCGTTCGTTGGAATTGATCAGCAGCGGGCCAAAGGCGGTGCCGGCCAGGACGCCCCGGCTCGCCAGGGGGAAGGCCAGGCGGGCCAGCCCATAGGTGGCGGAGGTTTCGTTCTGGCAGTACGGGCGTAGGGTGTTGCGTTGCAAGCGTGCCTTGACCACCTGCACGTGGGTGGGGGCCGAGTCGAGGACGAGGACCTTCCCATCCCACCGGCCGTACACGGACTCGAGGGCGAACAGCCGTGGTTCTTCGGGGAGGATCTCGTAGACGCTGGTGAAGCCGGGGGCGCGCACGTCGCGGATGTGCTGTGGGATGGGGGGCGTGCGCATGAGGCGTGCCTGGGCGCTCTGGCCGGCGGGGGCGTTTGCACCGAGCAGGAAGGCCCGAGCTTCCTCGGCGGTCATGCGCTTGGGGTTGGGCTTTGGCTTGGACTCCGCGGCGACCCTGGCCTTGCGACGCTGGGCGGGACGCGGGGGCTCGGCCTTTGGCTGGGGCGCGGGCTTGGGCTGGGGCAGCATGCCGACGCTCGGCCCGAGCCCGCTGGTGAGGCTGCCCTCGAACAGGCCGGCCATCTCGCTCAGGAGGTTGGGCGCGGTGCCAGCGGCCGACGCCTTCCCGGCCCGGGGGTGAAGGGCCGACATCTTGAAGACGGCCGGGCGGGGCTCGGTGGTCTCGACGCTCTGGGGACTGGTCTGGGTGTTGGTTTGGCTGGCCATACCCGGGTTATCGAACGTGCGCGGGGGCGGCTTGAGTCCGAAATGTAAGAAATCGAACCGCAGTGGCAGGAACTGCGCGTTGGTTATCGGAAGAATTACCGTTCGTGGCTGCGGTG
It contains:
- the ribB gene encoding 3,4-dihydroxy-2-butanone-4-phosphate synthase, which translates into the protein MTTHPPPGFSTIPEILEELRAGRMVVLTDDEDRENEGDLVMAAQFVTPEAVSFMVRRGGGYLFVSLTEAICDRLDLHPQTARNTSVRGTPLMVSIDGHPRHGFTTGVSAFERARTIQMTIDPNTRPDDFVRPGHINPLRARDGGVLVRIGQTEGSVDLCRLAGLTPAAMGIEIMREDGQMSRIPDLVEFNTQHDLKMCSIKQIIEYRLSRESFVERLEPKAGTPIETKHGQFTLHAFRSITDPLPHLALTLGGVGDLDNSGHVVEQAEPTMVRVHRRDLLGDIFAATQGDRNSRAILDSAMAQIQQAGKGAIVYLRPSGGLDTPDDRNALNNRLTQPFDLNNEDSPTKSQAAGALEYGTGSQIVRALGIKQMRLLTNSDAAYPQLEAFGLSITERVRL
- a CDS encoding endonuclease domain-containing protein, yielding MARPLRNELKASRNTQARSRELRTGASVPERVLWSRLRRSQLDGLKFRRQYALGPFVADFYCHECALVVEVDGPQHQGEQKDHDALRDEWMRERGLFVLRVRAADVSSDIGAVLRTIAREATRLKTPSASEDLGTSPAGSGGGG
- a CDS encoding outer membrane beta-barrel protein; translated protein: MRTAITAAMAGLLVMASGALASGRPSFVHEPYVVPASIGLPGSVGASSVGAASAAAGGMLQDDVDWTRRRREIAQQEMWFYYRIGVGATDRGSARFENFNGMDFDADFDTPGLLVSLAIGGRYRLWADGPWSRVGMRFEVEGLFGYSQYDRVGRGGGPIVADGDLFEYGFSVNLMPDIKLGRVSLFAGGGLGASVFTISDQSPSDYDDSRGALSLQAMAGVSVELAEPVALYGMVRYRTYSNIHFYDDTDTRMRLLSLDAASVEVGLEFRF
- the nuoF gene encoding NADH-quinone oxidoreductase subunit NuoF, which gives rise to MAWSPKIEEHVLCKRIPTWPYGDPKDRRVVGYDDYVKTGGYEGLRKALTTKPGDVTDAVKTSMLRGRGGAGFPTGLKWTFLPKIEDGKDSLEDRGPRYLAINADESEPGTFKDRLLMDFDPHLVLEGIAITCYACRLDKAYIYIRGEYHHQAKVLEKAIAEAYEQGIFGPKGLTNTDANTGGTKFQVDCYVHRGAGAYICGEETALLEGLEGKRGWPRIKPPFPAVEGLFGRPTIINNVETLAHVPSIVENGAEWFTKQGVDSTIGAPPSFGTKLMGVSGHVNRPGCYELELGIPLNVLVEEYCGGMRNGKKFKGAIPGGVSMGILGTDQYEAEMDFDIGKKYNVLGLGTAGPTVFDEDTDMVAVARNIARFYKHESCGQCTPCREGSGWLYQLVSRIEDGHAKTKDLDMALEIATSMGSMPGTTICGLADGNNWALRTIMNKFRDEFETRVKPSHVAVKMTIGAAAHG
- a CDS encoding DPP IV N-terminal domain-containing protein, producing MMLGLTIGIVMGSVAIESPPYDVAFISRRDGNWEIYTMRGDGGEQANRSQHPEGDHAPRWTDDGRSIVFRSQRSGDGYAPHRMLADGTSIEPTDGSKVYGISFLPDGVRAVRSIDDETGLDVYIEDTRSGERTRLTRDAGENWGPTASPDGSLVLFSSNRDGNTELYLLELDGNGVATRTRRLTETPSLRERYASFSPDGTTVLYSAGPDDAEDGAPDLYTIDVRTGTVTRLTDTPGAEGECSYSPDGAWILFQGRTEEGDADVFAMLADGTGRRNLTSTPGYDGEPVWCPVRREP
- a CDS encoding GNAT family N-acetyltransferase → MAHASLARRFSSPDPDTITIEAGVPADLAPLARFHYAAGRPGPIARVLRAVDDNEVVGVLVASMPTLNGRWRPIAWPGEYDTPDKRANALRLNHDVRVISRVIVDPRYRGRGLAVRLVRAYLDNPQTARTEALATMAHACPFFERAGMRRIELPPSKADARLLRALDRHGLEPADLLHHPPDSIAPSLRAWASARKLRGGDLPGRAFAALTHPPVALVHDRGAS
- a CDS encoding AAA family ATPase, with the protein product MTDRLAHARALFALPTTTADPTRRSALRAARAAARSLVQLDPGQVALLTGPSGSGKTTALTWLRRHLSRANRPVVRPPAHLSRRRPTVEQVGADLDQALGLLSAAGLAEAALLPRPAGALSTGQLARLTIAAAMDRCTPGCVLIVDEFAAALDRATAQSLAHALARWCRRNSITLIACSAQEDTLEALAPDLLIALPPPGERPSPPTIIARAPAEHTIGTRLARPPVQ
- a CDS encoding helix-turn-helix domain-containing protein gives rise to the protein MAGETQDGPLGPMVFGARVRDRRMRLGLSLREAAERAGCTKGYLSLLERSKRGAPTPGLLASLEGALEMEPGSLAAAAAMETTPKRVRKELEERREQAEAGRQLAALLRGAGPGGLDRAFESGALARLVDRISPADERSGEGEKVGALLPRAVPLINLVPAGQAAEFTDLGYPARVADSYVAAPELGDPDAFAARVTGDSMEPTYVEGDVVIFSPGREVKSGMDCFARLIEPDSETTFKRVYFERTGEGEEFIRLQPLNPRYRARVEPREKVAGLYPAVSVTRKVGE